atctctatcaacgatgatgcgaagattgcatgattggtacttgaaaatctgcagagactctggggggaggagtactttgtatgtgaaagttaaaaaggagcatgacctcgttggaactgaactgttgcctgttccatttgaggagttctttcagtttttcaatcaattggccctcgataaaacaacggtcacctgctactgtttgtaagtagtactacttctatcattaagtctctctatatagctcagctctttcattgcatgtatttataatcatcctcactatattatgcagattgaagatcgccgaattgaagaaaagacaagtcggtgatattgggttcattaacacatatctcatagatgcaacttaggttaaatttcatgctgcagataccgaggccaacttgctatgatcgttggtaataaatgaaaacaaagatataatactctttccttacaacttcaagtgagtgttactgtcttgtgcgtattcggtttcccttatatattagtcaaggttatagtaatgtaattgatgagttatgcatgcgtgtgcagttaccactatattctcctagagattaagcttgagcagggactagtaaccatcttagactcaaaacgaaaagatccccaggactatgcggacatggctcaaatgctcgagaagtaagttaaatcgatcattatccaccatatcagcaactttgttcatttcttgatatatcaagtaatttttttctttgtctggcagggtttggaaaaaattctccaaaaaagctccaggacacCCGAAGAAACTGCAATTTAgacacctgaaagtaagtactatagtagcatgttccgcgcatctcctattgattcaagcgctagtttcatcaataccatttggcattcttgcttatcagtttgattgacctctatttcttgtaaagtggttgtggcaggaacaagggaatgatttctgtggatactacgtttgcgagtccatccgccacacgacctgtgagcggggctacactgacgaacaatatgaagtacgtaaataacaacattcacaattttattttattaccatcatttgtgttgagtttcattcattcatatatatatgtattgacccccttcttcaaattatagatgtttcggaagcaggatgaactcctagcaccagctcgcatgcgagcaatttaagaggaattggcggcattctttcttgaccatgtgatcgctgaagacggagaatactatgtggaccatgagtccgtatgattatatttgtaagagataattattgtatatatgtagcccgtagtgtcggatagatatacgagaacttgttgttcgaccaatatcttggagaaggagaggtggtctatatcacttctctctgtatgcatatatgttcatgacgatcttctgtttccttcgtttgcttactagctagctagcgtgtctagtcctctctatacatatgtatagtacgtagcgtcgaccaagcacggacataagagaggacacttctctctattaattatagctagctaacacaatatatggaacacctaaattaaccccccaaaacccccaaaccccctccccctttcaaaaaaacaaaaaccccagccatagaaatgctgacgcatgatgcctattggtcccggttggtgccaccaaccgggaccaaagggtctcctacctgggctccgcgcacaggccacgtggaggcccatctgtcccggttctggattgaactgggactaaagggacagggcattagtaccgaccctttagtcccggttcaggaaccaggacaaaaggcccttacgaaccgggacaacaggccctgtTTCTACCAGTGATATGCAACTCTCAATTTTCCTGGTATGCCGAATGAGGGCTAATAACAGTATATAGAAAACTAAGAACACTAAACCCATGTATCAGGTCTCGTACCCGTCCGCAAACATAGTGTGCATCATAAGAAGCCCAAGAATATTATAGTTGCAGGTATCAATCTCTCCTAAATCAAACCTGTTCCAACTCAATGTTCGAATGTTGTATAGGGTCAACTGTAAAATGTAGGTTACTGAGGAAGCTACTTACCTGGGCACGCATCGCGATGGCACGGCCGCGGCGATGGCCGACCCCTTGCCCTAGACGCACCAGCGGAAAAAAAACAGTAAGCATCAATATACTGTATTAATTAATGGTAAAAACAAACTGAAAGGAAGAGGATGGATGGAGGAAGGAGCGTACCCTTATCCTAGCCTCGAGGCTCTTGAACATCGATGCGTTCTTGAGCATGTCGGGGATGATCATGAACCTGACCTTGCTGCCCCTGATGAACATGTGCTCCAGCTGCGACACCTTGCCGTCCAATTTGCAATCAACCAATCACCAAACGAGATCAgagaaggggaagagagaaagcaAGCAAGGCGATCGATGAATTAGCAGGGGGTAGTACCTCTGCTGTGAAGGTGATGTTCTCGATCTGGCAGTTCCAATTGTACTCACACTCGATCATGGAGCCCCGGTAGACCTCGCCGGTCTTGAGCTCCACCGTCACCACGTGCCCCGCCGCCTCGTGCAGCAGCTTCACCAGGATCCCTGGGCTGCGGCTCGTCTTCATTCCTTCCTTTCCCGAGCTCTTTCTCGACTCTGTCTGTCCGAAGCCGTCGcggaagagaagaggggaaggaaggagacgGCGGGGAGGGGGTTCTttccccctttccctctctctctctctctctctctctctctctctctctctgccccccTCCGGCGGTTTGGACTCGATTCTTATTTCAGGGCCATACTCGATTTTCCCGTCCTCCATAAGCCCAGCCCAGACTCAACTTGATCCACTATGCATGGGAGTTTAAAGGTATTCCTTATACCATGGTACCGTAAAAGCATTATAAAGAAAACTTAAACCTGCATTGTGAAACCGTCCGGGCATGTCCAGGATGCGAAATCCAGGCAGGCGCTCCTGTCTGAATCGGGCCTATCTACCAAAAATTTGGCCAGAGGCTGCGTAGGCCGGCGAAGGTTGGACCTGAAACTTTCCTCCCACAAACTACCTTTTTTGTTTAAGGAGAACTAAAAAATTTACCCCGAATCCTGAACGTTTGAGATATTTAAAGCTCGTCTTAAGGTTTCCTCAAAACAATATACGGATCAGCCGATTTTAAGTGATGTGGTTGGGTTAGTTTTCTGTTCAAAACCGTAAAACAACGGCTATCTTATAGTTTTGGCCGATCTGCTATAGATGCTTCGCATCGTTTTTCGTGAGAGCTAGTTCTGTTATGCATCGCCAACATACGGGAAATAGAAGGCCAGCCCAACGCTGTATTTAAAAAGAACTGTCTTTTCTTCTTGGTTTTCCCATTGCTTGCAGTCTAGTTTTTcatcagtttttttatttttctttttcctatTCCTTTCTTACCTTTTCtttggtttttttgttttctttgttcttttatTGTTCCTACGCTTTTTTAGGTTTCCATCGGGGTCTTTTAGATTTGTTttctttttaaatattttttataAATATTACACAAAATGTTCATTTTCTCGTATACATAAGGGACATTTTCTTTCAAACATTTATAATATTtttaaatacatacatacatacatacatacatacaacaacaacagcaagaacaacaccaacagcagcagcaacagcagtaacagcaacagcaacagcaacagcaccaACAGTAGCAGCAcctacagcagcaacaacaacaacaacaacaacaacaacaacaacaacaacaacaacaacaacaacaacagcaacaacaatagcagcagcaacagcagcaacaacaacagcagtaacaacagcagcaacaatagcaacaacaacagcagcagcaacaacaacaacaacaacaccaacagcagcaacaacagcagcaacaatagcaacaacaacagcagcagcaacaacaacaacaacaacaccaacagcagcaacaacaacagcaacaacaacaacaacaagagcaacaacagcaataacaacaccaacagcagcaacaacagcaacagcaacagcagcaacagcagcaacagcaacaccagcagcaacagcaacagcaacaacaacagcaacagcaacagcaacagcaacaacaacaacaacaacaacaacaacaacaacaacagcaacagcaacagcaacagcaacagcaacagcaacaacagcaacaagcagaaacaacagcagcagcagcagcagcaacaacaacaacaacaacaacaacaacaacaacaacaacaacaacaacaacaacaacaaagtctTTACTCCCAAATAGCAAGATTCCACACACCTATGTACATGTCAAGTTCCGTCTACCCAGACCTGTCTTGACATTATCGGTACGCTTTAGCCGtctgctatgcactggagcttctgggcACCTACGCTGAATaagcccaaaccatctcagatgatgctagacaagcttctcttcaatcggcgctaccccaactctatctcgtatgtCATCATTCCGCACATTgtccttccttgtgtggccacacatccatctcaccATGCGCATCTCCACCATACCTAaatgttgaacatgtcgccttttagtcggccaacactcagcgccatataACATTATGGGTCGAACTGtcgtcctatagaacttgccttttagattttatggcactctcttgtcatagagaatgccagaagcttggcgcccattcttccatccggctttgattcgatgattCACATCTTTATCTATACCCCCATCCTTCTGCACCATAGACCCCTAATATCAAAAGGTGTCCTTTTGAGGCAACACCTGCCCATCAAGACtaacctcctccacctcctcatgcctagtagtactgaaaattgcacctcatgtactcggttttagttttACTAAGTGTAAAACCTTtggattccaaggtttgtcttcaTAGCTATAACTTCTTATTGGCCCCCATCCGACTATCatcgactagcaccacatcatccacaaagagcatacaccatggtatatctccttgtatatcccttatGGCCTCATTCATCACCAAAGcgaaaagataagggctcaaagctaacccctggtgcagtcctattttaatcgggaagtcatcagcaCCATCATCACTTGTTCAAACACCTGTCaaaacattatcgtacatgtccttgatgagggtaatgtattTTGCAGGGACTTTGTGTTTCCCCAAgacccaccacatgacattccgcagtatcttatcataggccttcttcatgtcaatgaacaccatatgcaggcCCTTCTTTTGCTCCATGTATCTCTTCATGAGTTATTGTATAAGAAAATGGCTTCTATGGTCGACCTCCCAGACATGAAAGCAAACTAATTTTTGGTCACCCGTGTCAtacttcttaagcggtgctcaatgactctctcccatagcttcattgtatgacTCATCAGTTTAATTCCATGGTAGGTAGTTCAACTCTGaacatccttcttgttcttcaagattgctactaatatactccgtctccattcttccaGCATCTTGCTTGCCAGAAAAAAGAGATTGGAAAGTTTAGTTAGCCACACTATAGCTATGTATGGGATACAATCAGAGCCCATCGCCTTGCcttctttcatcctttttaaagcgtCCTTGACCTCCGATTTCTAGATTCACCGCACAGAACGCATGTGGGTATCATCAAAAGAGTCGTCCAGGTTAATGGTAgagctctcattctccccattggacaacttgtcgaagtactcccgccatctatgcttaatctccccGTCCTTCACCAAGAGCCGGTAtgctccatccttgatgcatttgacttgatCAACATACCTCTTCTTCGTGTCTCAAATCTTGTCCATCTTATAGATGTGTTtttcgccttccttcgtgtctAACTACTGGTAGAGATCCCCatacgcccgaccccttgcttcactcaCAACTTGctttgcgggcttctttgccatcttgtactccctctggtcctttttactctgcatgtaagaattttcaaaagtcaaacttcataatgtttagccatatttatatgaaaaaatattaacatctaccatactaaagttatacaatatgaaaatttaacTCATGACACATCTAGTGATATTGAtttcacattgtgaatgttgatgtcTTTTTTTCTATAGAGTTGGTCGAACTTTACGAGCTTGAACTTAGAAAAATCTTacatgcgaactaaaaaggaccggagggagtacttctctatgttgtctgcaatccTATCTAGGTAGATGTGTTGAAAATAATCTTCCATCTCCTTAATAGCCTTTTGGACATCTTCATTCTACCATCACGTATCTTTAGCTTCTCTTCTACTTCCCCTGGACACTTCAAAGTCctctgaggccaccttacgaatgcaagtcgccatcttcatcaacacattgTTTGCATCACCTCCTTCCTCCTAAGAGCTCTCCTTAATggccctctccttgaacgcctgagctacctcccccttgagttTCCACCACTTCATTCTAGCGACTTCGGCACACTCATCCCGCTATACACGAATCGGAGAGCAAAAGTCAGCCACCACGAGCTTACGCCGAGGGACAaaactctctccaggtatcaccttacaatctAGTCACGCACGCatgtcttctcttctcgagaggatgaaatcaatctggctagagtgttgaccactactaaaagtcactaaCTATGATTCTCTCTTTTGAAAGAGGGTGTTAACTATAATCATGTCGTAGGCTAGAGTAAATCTTAAGACATATTCTCATTCTTGATTCGTGATGCCATAGCCAAAACTCCAATGCACCCCTTCAAAacatgtgttagatgtacccacgtggccattgaggtctcctcctatgaagagcttcttgCCAATCgatacactcctaaccatgtcctccaggccttcccagaactcccacttggtgttctcattgtggcctacttgcggggcatacgcgctgataacattgagaattAAGTCCCcgactaccagcttgaccaggataatccggtccccatgtGTCCTGacatctaccactccatacttgagcaAGATGCCTGCttcatttctgtttgcagccgttcCCTGTGTACACAGCTTGAAACAATCCTATCTAGGTAGATGTGTCTAAAATAATCTTCCTTCTCCTTAATAGCCTTTTGGACATCATCATTCTACCAGCAGGTGTCTTTAGCTTCTCTTCTACTTCCCCTGGACACTTCAAAGTACTATGAGGCCACCTtatgaatgcaagtcgccatcttcatcaacacattgTTTGCATCGCCTCCTTCCTCCTAAGGGCTCTCCTTAATggccctctccttgaacgcctgagctacctcccccttgagtttccaccacttcgttctagcgacttcgGCACACTCATCCCGCTGAACACGAATGGGGGAGCGAAAGTCACCCACCATGAGCTTACGCCGAGGGACAaaactctctccaggtatcaccttacaatctAGTCACGCACGCCTGTCTTCTCTTcccgagaggatgaaatcaatctggctagagtgttgaccactactaaaagtcactaaCTATGATTCTCTCTTTTGAAAGAGGGTGTTAACTataatcatgttgtaggctagagtaAAGCTTAAGACATATTTTcattcttgattcctgatgccatagccaaaacCCCAATGcgcccttcaaaacctgtgttagatgtacacacgtggccattgaggtctcctcctatgaagagcttcttgCCAATCtatacactcctaaccatgtcctcCGGGCCTTCCCAGAattccctcttggtgttctcattttggcctacttgcggggcatacgcgctgataacattgagaattAAGTCCCcgactaccagcttgaccaggctAATCCGGTCCCCATGTCTCCTGacatctaccactccatacttgaggctcttgttgagcAAGATGCCtactccatttctgtttgcagtcGTCCCTGTGTACACAGCTTGAAACTGGTATCCtacacctccttcgccttctgtcccctccatttggtttcttggatgcaaaggatatcaacacctctccacCCCACTGAATCAACTAGCTCCCAAAGCTTACCTCTTAGGGGCCCTATGTTCCATCTACCTAAGCGGATcttcctaggctcggctagcttccttaccgtTTGCACTTATCGAGTCAAATGacaagacccttgctcattttccactacaccaGGGCGTCgctgtagcgcgccactaaggatgcaaCGAAACAATCTTGCTCCCTTGCCATCGTATCCAGATCAAGATGCGGCGCACCACCGGGGTGGAGCGATGGCCCAGCCTTTGCCCATTTGTtgacaccacacccgggttccaATGTGGCGCGTCTCTGAGAGGTTTACGGTCCAAACGAAAAAAaattgggtttcatctccataagagtggctgagttttcaTGTTGGCTCGCCAAggctatcacaaccctcctcctttatccgggcttgggaccggctatgtcaagacaacataggcggagtagAGCACATGTGTAAGTACTTTGGCGATGCAACAAGTTTGATGTACTACATAAGAGACTAACATATATAAGATGCCTTTTGGAGTATTTTTCAGTGTGAGCAATCACTTTGAGAATGTCTTATTTGCCGGAGTGCTATTGACAAACGAGAATACGGAAACTTTTACGTGGGCTTTCAAGGAATTTGTCACTATGGTGGGAGGAAAAGAACCTATTAATTACAATACTGACAGTTTAGTCATATTCAGAAATATTCAATGTGTCTGCGGTAATATATTACTAACACATTTTCTGTTTGCTGCAGATCAAGCAAAAGCAATTGGTAATGCGATAACGTTGGTTGGTACTGCCAAAAGTAGAACATTGATGGTGCAAATTACATGTTACGAAGAGAGCACGTTTACTTCTCGCGAATGTGTCTAAGAATCACAAGACCTTTGCTGATGAGTTTCATAAGTTGCTGAACCATTTGGGAAGCATCGAAGATTTTGAAAATGCATGGATGATGGTTACTGGACGGTATGGCCTAAGGATGATGGTTTTTGGACAAGTTCTTATGAATGTAGGCATAAATGGTCTAAACCATATTTTTTGGGTGTGTTCTGCGCAAGGATGTGTCGTAGATAGCATAGCGATAGTGCAAACCACATGTTAGAGTTTTACATTTCAAGTAACACTTCACTGAATCTTCACTGGATTAGTCACACGGTACACAAAATTATTTGACGAAgcagccaagaagaagaccaatcaGGTATGTATGCAATTTATTTGTACTATTTGGTGTCGTGCATGTGTCGACATTATAATGTTATTTCACCATGCTCATATTTCCAAAGGGTTATACAGCTTCAAGTAGGATATCCTCTGAAATCATGCGTCTAAAATGTATATATTGCCAGGTATACCCATTTTTGTCCATCAGATTTTGTGAAGCAGTAACAAGTGAAGCAACGGTGGTTCATCAAATCAAATTAGCTAAAGACCGAGAGAACTGGTTGCCATTGAAAAAGGAAAGAACACATTGTGCATGGAATCCATCTCGATCGCCTTCATAAGAAAATAAGCCCAAATGCATGATCAAATCGTCGTTTCTACAATTTCGTACGGGATCGGAACTGAAACTGTGTCCAAAACTAAGAAAAAGAAAATTGCTAGCTGAACCATCCTTCTGCGGCGAAATTTTGTTTTTCGATGTTCTGGACGGAGAGAGAGAACCGGGCGACATGGAGGCCGGGCTTTCTACAGCCCATTGGGGCCCGGGGTCGGAGGGTGGTTTCCCGGCGCGACAGTCGTCGACGAAGAGGAAGGACCAGCGGTGCCGGAGGTGGAGGGCCTCGCCTGCCCGTCGCCATCGTCGTTGCTGCCGGTGGCGCCGTGGCGGGCCTCGCGCTCCACCGGCAGCGCTTCGGTGCGGCGCCGTGTCTGGGAGCGCTTATGCGCCAAGTAGAAGAGCGTGCCGACCATTGCGGCCGCGGCCGCCCCTGCAGCGACCCAGAACCAGAGGTATCCGGGGCCGGGAGGCGTCGCCGGGGCGCAAGGGAGCTGGGGCGGGCCTGACGGTGGCGCGCTGGGGCCGGAGGGCGGCGAGAACCTCGGGATCCGGCGAGgcaggaggggggcggcgccgcaGCCGAGCACAGGGCCGAGCCGCGGCGCCCTGCGCGCGAAGACTGGATGCCGGTAAAGCTGACATCCGAAGGGAAGAAGAAGCTGTCCGGCACCTAGATATGGTCGACGCTGGCGAACGGAGGAGCACGCGCGACGCCGTCGTCGAGGAACACCAAGAATCCAGGGCGGACGCTTCCGTCGCCGAGACAGAGAGCGCGAGGCGGTCTTGGTCCGAATACGGCGGCCTCGCTGGCCGACTCGTCGTCGTTGACGAGGAACTCGGTGAGATCTGGGAACTGGGCTGGGGCGGCCTCTTCATGGCGCCGGTTGAAGAGCTTGTCGTACAGGTACCGGATGGCGAGCTCCAAAAGCTCGTCCTTAACCTCCTCCCATAGAGCCTCTCGAAGCTCCCGCCAGAACCTGGTCCACCAGGAGGACGAGCAGACAAGCGCCATGGCCTGCTGCTGCTGCAGGCGTCCAAGAAACCAAGAAGAGGTGGTAAGGCAAAGTTTAGATGAAGGAGAGGCTGGGATGGGGAGGAAGGAAAGGAGAGCAGCCAGGGGAGGACAGGAGGAGCAGCGAGGGGAGGACGAAGACCTGCGGTTGGGTGGGTGGTGGCGGAGCAGAGGAAcggcgcggcggcgcgcggcggttACTCGTACTCGTTGGCTTCGAATGCACGCGGTCTTCCTCCTTCTAGCTCTCCTCTCCTTTCCCTGGATCGGCGAGCCAACCCAAGCATGTCGGTTCCTTATATACGGATCCGAGCCTGACCACGCGCGGGGCTCAGGCGTTCGTCGGCAGCGTCCCTGTAATTCCGTTGCTATGCAAACAAACCGAGAGTTCTTcttagtttcaaaaaaaaaaaaagagtttttttagcaatctcaaactttgaaaaaaaaaacagatcccTACAACCTGTTAGAGGAGAATTTCGGTTTTACTCATATAACCGGCACCTAGCCGATCCCCAATAGCCATAGCGGAGGATAAACTATCCTTAGCCAACTCCACCTCCTCTATTTTTACTCCATCACTCGGGCTTACAGGAAAAAATCTCCTCCACCCCGCTGCCTCCCCCGTCCCGCATCTACGTCAGCGCCATCCTttccacccccccccctcccccgccgccgacCATCGCCCACCACCGCGGACGCCCGTAGGCTCCGCCGCCGTCCTTGACCACCTGGATTTGGCCCTCTCTCGCCTCGTCGCCACCGCGCACGGCCGGATATGAGGCTACTGCCGCCACCACCGGATTTGACGCATCTGGCCGTCGGCTGATGCCTTTACCATCGATTGGCTGAGTACTCGCCCGCATAGCCCCGGCAATGCCTGCACTCCGCATGAAGGTATTGACTCggcctctagccgctcggatctctTTCGTCGGTGGTTCGCCGGCAAAGACACGCCCGTCCATCCCGGGCTCGGCGCTAGCCCAGCGGCTCGCCGGCTCCCCTTTGTCGGTCATAAAGTGTGGTGCGCCGAGTTTCCACCATATCGGAACATCCCGGATGTGTGTTCCTCAGCTGCTAAAAAGATTGGTTATGTTCTTCTTTCGATTCGATTGTTCACCAAATTCAGCGCAAATTTGGTAGCTCATTGTTTGCTCAAATTTGTTTGTAGGATGGATGCaggttttggtattgggaagaagattacatcgatctATTGGTAGCATGAAATTTCTTAGATGCTTGTGCACTCGTTGCTAAAATAGAGGCtacagacactagtagaaaaagggtcaaatgtgaagcacattagtgccggtttgaatttgagccggcactaatgtgaccattagtgccggttccaacggctaggcgggcgggcatcattagtatcggttcgtgggtaacctttagtaccggttcatgccacgaaccggtactaatgaggctgtgtcaggctATGGTCAGTCTGGGGCctccacgaagacctttagtaccggttcatgccatgaaccggtactagagtttctttgtaagctgatttttagtcccacctcgccaagagagaggcagtatgagcggtttataagccgtgagtgcacagacaatgacgaagagttgcaatgctcacctacatgttgattagcttcaagccttgcggaatagcatagattacactgagctatgtgcagtgcagtctacactattccgaatggct
The sequence above is drawn from the Triticum aestivum cultivar Chinese Spring chromosome 7A, IWGSC CS RefSeq v2.1, whole genome shotgun sequence genome and encodes:
- the LOC123147574 gene encoding uncharacterized protein; amino-acid sequence: MALVCSSSWWTRFWRELREALWEEVKDELLELAIRYLYDKLFNRRHEEAAPAQFPDLTEFLVNDDESASEAAVFGPRPPRALCLGDGSVRPGFLVFLDDGVARAPPFASVDHI